A window of Leptospira hartskeerlii contains these coding sequences:
- a CDS encoding c-type cytochrome — protein MLTKFQAKLFFLVGTFLFSAVFLLLTYDSLKYVYSSPSSKTLSEEVIRGKELWEKNNCMGCHTILGEGAYYAPELTKVYERRGPEWIRVFLKDPQAMYPGERKMVKYDFSDSQISDIIAFLKWNGELDLKGFPPKPEYKSSTQLVNAESAAVAQPEKFKQICTACHSVGGAGGNVGPALDSVGKKYDIAYLQNWLKDPQKVKPGTAMPKLPLSDSEIKDLSSYLSQLK, from the coding sequence ATGCTTACAAAATTTCAGGCGAAATTATTTTTCCTGGTTGGGACATTTTTATTCTCCGCAGTTTTCCTATTACTTACTTATGATTCTTTAAAGTACGTTTATTCTTCTCCTTCTTCTAAAACTTTAAGTGAAGAAGTGATCAGAGGCAAAGAGCTTTGGGAGAAGAATAATTGTATGGGATGTCATACGATCTTAGGAGAAGGGGCCTATTACGCACCAGAATTGACGAAGGTGTACGAAAGGAGAGGCCCTGAATGGATCAGAGTTTTCCTAAAAGATCCACAGGCGATGTATCCTGGAGAAAGAAAGATGGTGAAATACGATTTTTCCGACTCTCAGATCTCCGATATAATCGCATTCTTAAAATGGAATGGAGAGTTGGATCTAAAAGGTTTTCCTCCTAAGCCGGAATATAAATCTTCTACCCAACTCGTAAACGCCGAGTCTGCCGCTGTCGCTCAACCAGAAAAGTTCAAACAGATCTGCACTGCATGTCATTCTGTTGGAGGCGCTGGAGGAAACGTAGGGCCTGCGCTGGATTCTGTCGGGAAAAAGTATGATATTGCATATCTTCAAAATTGGCTGAAAGATCCTCAGAAGGTCAAGCCGGGTACTGCAATGCCTAAACTTCCCCTTAGTGATAGCGAGATCAAGGATCTGTCCTCTTATCTCTCCCAGTTGAAATAA
- a CDS encoding FG-GAP-like repeat-containing protein, producing MRKFPYCAAALLLFFLGSCSLKSMNLAFEAMLEAQVACLVAGDTCVDASTTPTGDVTDPTVAITNLPTSGRPTVETGFLFGTSSDDILVSSVEIRIDGGTYTAATGTTSWSFALPSGSSTWRKGSLHSINIRSIDSSGNISSVLSLHIRKGYNRDLNGDGYADIVALAPGDASGMGMAYIFYGGSSGISATDTTMADHSITGQGRMGYTSAMGDVNGDGYGDLAVGASDYSGLQGITYIFHGSSSGITTNAAASADLILNYTGSNEFGYSIALGDVNGDGYDDLANGAYRVSGFSGLAFIYYSTGSGGISSTAGTTISGPGSSNFACGIALGDINGDGFSDLIVGGNAYAGGSTGGVWIFHSSGSAGVTVNSYTLANTTIVGETASNFGIRIYTGDVNGDGYADLAVGAPQYGGYFGRSYVFNSTGTTSGITVSAATSANTIISGFSISAVGLSVVLGDINGDGYDDFATGAPNYSTSQGRIYINLSDGAQVSSGSINIILGEAVNQAFGNVAMISDINGDGMGDLVAGAYVYPDGVALSGRTYIFHSVGSGYAATSANSANTIISGSAGSEFGSNLVDANIPKDLYPKFLGVWAFGSLENYRIQI from the coding sequence ATGCGAAAATTTCCTTATTGTGCAGCGGCGCTTCTTCTTTTCTTTTTAGGATCCTGTTCTCTTAAATCTATGAATCTCGCATTTGAAGCGATGCTCGAGGCACAGGTTGCCTGCTTGGTTGCGGGAGATACCTGCGTGGATGCAAGTACTACTCCCACTGGAGACGTAACAGATCCTACAGTCGCAATTACCAATCTGCCAACTTCGGGAAGGCCGACAGTGGAGACCGGATTTCTTTTCGGGACTTCTTCAGATGATATCCTAGTGTCCTCCGTGGAAATCAGGATTGATGGTGGAACTTATACTGCCGCTACAGGAACTACTAGTTGGAGTTTTGCATTGCCGAGCGGGTCTTCTACTTGGAGGAAAGGCTCTCTACATTCTATCAATATCAGAAGTATTGACTCTAGTGGAAATATTTCCTCGGTTCTGAGTTTGCATATTAGAAAAGGGTATAATAGAGACCTAAACGGAGACGGTTACGCGGACATAGTAGCGTTAGCACCAGGTGATGCTTCCGGAATGGGAATGGCTTATATTTTTTACGGAGGATCTTCCGGAATTTCCGCGACAGACACGACAATGGCGGACCATTCTATCACCGGCCAGGGAAGAATGGGTTACACTTCTGCAATGGGGGACGTGAATGGAGATGGATACGGAGATCTAGCGGTAGGTGCTTCCGATTATTCCGGTTTACAAGGGATCACTTATATATTTCACGGAAGTTCTTCCGGTATTACAACTAACGCAGCCGCGAGTGCGGATCTTATCTTGAATTATACGGGTTCAAATGAATTCGGCTATTCAATCGCGTTAGGAGATGTGAATGGAGACGGATACGATGATCTTGCAAATGGTGCATATCGTGTTTCCGGATTTTCCGGACTTGCATTTATTTATTATAGCACAGGATCCGGGGGGATCTCTTCAACAGCCGGTACAACTATTTCAGGTCCTGGTTCGAGTAATTTTGCCTGCGGTATAGCGCTAGGGGATATTAATGGAGACGGATTTTCAGATCTGATCGTGGGTGGAAATGCATATGCCGGAGGTTCTACAGGAGGAGTCTGGATCTTCCATAGTAGTGGATCTGCAGGAGTTACGGTAAATTCTTATACGTTAGCAAACACTACGATAGTCGGAGAAACTGCGAGTAATTTTGGGATCCGTATATATACTGGAGATGTGAACGGAGATGGATACGCGGATCTTGCTGTAGGAGCTCCTCAATACGGTGGATATTTTGGTAGAAGTTATGTATTCAATAGCACTGGGACTACAAGTGGGATCACTGTTTCTGCTGCTACAAGTGCAAACACTATAATCAGCGGTTTCTCTATAAGTGCTGTGGGACTTAGTGTTGTGCTGGGAGATATTAACGGAGACGGATATGACGATTTTGCTACAGGCGCTCCTAATTATTCCACGAGCCAAGGACGAATTTATATAAATTTAAGCGATGGCGCTCAAGTGTCTTCCGGCTCTATAAATATAATTTTGGGAGAAGCCGTTAACCAAGCTTTCGGAAATGTTGCTATGATCTCCGATATAAATGGAGACGGGATGGGGGACTTAGTGGCGGGGGCATACGTCTATCCGGACGGAGTCGCCTTATCCGGCCGAACTTATATTTTTCATAGTGTCGGTTCCGGGTATGCGGCGACAAGTGCAAACTCTGCGAATACGATCATCTCAGGTAGCGCAGGAAGTGAATTCGGAAGCAATTTGGTGGACGCAAATATTCCGAAGGACCTGTATCCTAAATTTTTAGGAGTCTGGGCCTTCGGAAGTTTAGAAAATTATAGGATCCAAATTTAA
- a CDS encoding MarR family winged helix-turn-helix transcriptional regulator gives MKNKPSSSELKKIGLSCLNVSLRRTARLVTSYYDSILRPSGLRITQFSILVGIGYEEECSITDLSRLTDIDRTTLQRSLEILKRDGLIRIEKKEAGNIRNLSLTKKGESKLAEAILLWEEAQSELTKSLGRSKFQETLRILSEVRKIPVLETQNQV, from the coding sequence ATGAAAAATAAACCTTCCTCTTCAGAACTAAAAAAAATAGGATTATCTTGCTTGAACGTAAGTTTAAGAAGGACAGCAAGATTAGTTACTTCCTATTATGATTCGATACTCAGACCTTCCGGACTCAGGATCACACAATTCAGCATCTTAGTCGGAATAGGATATGAAGAAGAATGTAGCATCACAGATCTTTCCAGACTCACTGATATAGACAGAACCACCCTGCAAAGAAGTTTAGAGATCCTAAAACGGGATGGTCTGATCCGGATCGAAAAAAAGGAAGCTGGGAATATCCGAAATCTTTCCCTAACGAAAAAGGGGGAATCCAAATTAGCGGAAGCTATCCTACTTTGGGAAGAAGCCCAGAGCGAACTTACTAAATCGTTAGGAAGATCTAAATTCCAAGAAACCTTAAGGATACTTTCCGAGGTCCGAAAAATTCCGGTATTGGAAACCCAAAACCAAGTCTAA
- a CDS encoding SRPBCC family protein has product MAKTNYYQPDPKTDLVLERIVDVPTELVWKAWTTPEHILKWFTPAPWKTIDCEIDLRPGGIFRTTMLSPEGQEFPNNGCFLDIVENEKLVFTDIFEPGFKPTANGGFFTAILTLEKHGNGTKYHVLARHKDEESRKKHEEMGFHEGWNTALNQLVELMKAVR; this is encoded by the coding sequence ATGGCAAAAACTAACTATTACCAACCGGACCCGAAAACAGATCTAGTTCTGGAAAGGATTGTAGATGTTCCTACAGAACTCGTTTGGAAAGCATGGACCACTCCGGAACATATCCTGAAATGGTTTACCCCTGCCCCTTGGAAAACGATCGATTGCGAGATTGATCTTAGACCGGGCGGTATCTTCCGCACAACAATGTTATCTCCGGAAGGACAAGAGTTCCCGAATAACGGTTGTTTTTTGGATATCGTTGAAAATGAGAAGCTTGTATTCACTGATATTTTCGAACCCGGTTTTAAACCTACAGCAAACGGTGGATTTTTTACCGCGATACTTACATTAGAAAAACATGGTAATGGAACCAAGTATCATGTTCTTGCTCGTCATAAAGATGAAGAGAGTAGAAAAAAGCACGAGGAGATGGGCTTCCACGAAGGTTGGAATACAGCCTTAAACCAATTAGTAGAACTTATGAAAGCAGTTCGTTAG
- a CDS encoding CbbQ/NirQ/NorQ/GpvN family protein — protein MPVDPKADHKNGMLGEAEVPYYRPIGQEIEIFEHAYKNKLPILLKGPTGCGKTRFVEFMASKLGLPMTSVSCHEETSAVDLLGRFLIQGSETVWQDGPLTRSVRSGGILYIDEIAEARPDTIVSIHPLTDHRREIFIDRKNENLKAPDSFVLVASYNPGYQRGWKELKPSTRQRFISVQFDYPDKDTEAEILSRETGISSSVSSKLVKLAEKIRNLTELGLLESCSTRLLVDAAKLISTGLPSRLSCEVAIVQPLSDDPDTIRSLKDLVSLMI, from the coding sequence TTGCCCGTAGATCCTAAAGCAGATCATAAAAATGGAATGTTAGGTGAAGCTGAGGTCCCGTATTATCGGCCTATTGGACAAGAGATAGAAATATTCGAACATGCTTATAAGAATAAACTTCCTATCTTGCTCAAAGGGCCTACCGGTTGTGGTAAAACTCGATTTGTAGAATTTATGGCCTCTAAATTAGGTCTTCCCATGACAAGTGTATCTTGTCATGAGGAGACTTCTGCAGTGGACCTACTCGGAAGATTTTTAATCCAAGGTTCGGAAACCGTTTGGCAGGATGGGCCTTTGACAAGAAGCGTTCGGTCCGGTGGAATATTATATATAGATGAAATTGCAGAAGCTAGACCCGATACAATCGTTTCTATCCATCCTTTGACGGACCACCGAAGGGAAATTTTTATAGATAGAAAGAACGAAAATTTAAAAGCTCCGGATTCTTTCGTTTTAGTAGCTTCTTATAATCCAGGTTATCAAAGAGGTTGGAAGGAGTTAAAACCTTCTACGAGACAAAGATTTATATCCGTCCAATTCGATTATCCTGATAAAGATACTGAGGCAGAGATATTAAGTAGGGAAACCGGAATTTCTTCTTCTGTTTCTTCTAAGTTAGTGAAGCTTGCGGAAAAGATCAGAAATCTTACAGAGTTGGGATTATTGGAATCTTGCTCTACAAGATTACTTGTGGATGCTGCAAAATTGATCTCTACAGGTTTACCTTCTCGTTTGTCCTGCGAAGTCGCAATAGTCCAACCATTAAGTGATGATCCGGATACGATCCGTTCTTTAAAAGATCTGGTCTCTTTGATGATCTAA
- a CDS encoding DUF1993 domain-containing protein, which yields MSDISIYEITVTQVIKNLEHLKRFIDKGKSFAESKKIDIDVLLNSRLAPDQYNFIRQIQLACDTAKLGAARLTGKQFQTHEDKEKTLSEVIERIDSVIGILKGLKPEDYKEASESKISLPRWEGKSLTGKEYALHHMIPNFFFHIVTAYDILRHNGVELGKKDYLGDFPFKA from the coding sequence ATGTCAGACATTTCGATTTACGAAATCACAGTAACACAAGTAATCAAAAATTTAGAACACTTAAAACGATTTATAGATAAGGGCAAAAGTTTCGCCGAATCCAAAAAGATCGATATAGATGTTCTATTGAACTCAAGGCTCGCACCGGACCAGTATAATTTTATCAGACAGATCCAGTTGGCCTGCGATACAGCAAAATTAGGAGCAGCCCGCTTAACCGGAAAACAATTCCAAACGCACGAAGATAAGGAGAAGACTCTATCAGAAGTGATCGAAAGGATCGATTCAGTTATTGGTATATTAAAAGGCCTAAAACCTGAAGATTATAAAGAAGCTTCCGAAAGTAAAATCTCTCTGCCTCGCTGGGAGGGTAAATCTCTGACCGGAAAAGAATATGCTCTTCATCATATGATCCCGAACTTCTTCTTTCATATCGTAACTGCTTATGATATCCTCAGACATAACGGTGTCGAATTGGGTAAGAAGGACTATCTAGGAGATTTTCCTTTTAAAGCTTAA
- a CDS encoding nitric oxide reductase activation protein NorD, with amino-acid sequence MGWEEFIFKKTYNTVRELFSSEKDPFLKAKIVKLSELKPRLSILAKSLTGENIEIFPAEREGGFQDQIYFLPGSYSHGPDTFSNLQFYMFRILYISEQRKLGFHWKKGEIRSLNESSKAAAETYPQVMSSLEKNFPDARSLFESVENVERNFQRSILKNKNIPEDLSLLYGVWMSSSPSKSENQISSQDLFSQKTEDDKIETELEGVPRERIETIQADLKSQEDYTLMHQFEKVETAEEFQGNWRDFDGSDTLSEQEEAIRELDLRQTVRSNEPTHSVFRTDFFSGLFAGEVGNDRSEENPISYDEWDFKKRKYRKDHCKVFPQKFPDGNYGFTQKIFQENYSTLNSLRSRMNRFFNLKTSLKRQPYGEDLDLDAALQYFSDLSCGQTPTENVYLSDRKRLREVSILLLADMSLSTDSYVDNQRILDVEKASLVLFGQICSEFGDRFRIDSFYSNTRNHCDYSNIKSFDEPWEKSRDKIGLMEAKGYTRIGPAIRHSLSLIQKEKSQKRWILLLTDGKPNDYDRYEGKYGIEDVKKAILECERSNVGVFALAIDKSAKQYLPAMLGKESYRILPNPKELPEALTDFFIKLVR; translated from the coding sequence ATGGGTTGGGAAGAATTCATATTCAAAAAGACTTACAATACTGTCAGAGAACTTTTTTCCTCCGAAAAAGACCCATTCTTAAAAGCTAAAATAGTAAAACTCTCCGAACTTAAGCCCAGACTTTCGATCCTTGCTAAGTCTTTGACTGGGGAAAATATTGAGATATTTCCTGCGGAAAGGGAAGGAGGATTTCAGGACCAGATCTACTTTTTACCTGGGTCCTATTCTCATGGCCCGGATACATTCTCTAATCTTCAATTTTATATGTTTAGAATACTTTATATATCTGAGCAGAGAAAATTAGGGTTTCATTGGAAAAAAGGAGAAATCAGAAGCCTAAACGAATCATCAAAAGCCGCGGCGGAGACCTATCCGCAGGTAATGTCAAGTTTGGAAAAAAATTTTCCGGATGCGAGATCTCTTTTTGAATCCGTAGAGAATGTGGAAAGGAACTTTCAGAGATCTATATTAAAAAATAAGAATATACCTGAGGACCTCTCCTTGTTATACGGGGTTTGGATGTCTTCTTCTCCGTCAAAATCTGAAAATCAGATTTCTTCTCAGGATTTGTTCTCTCAAAAGACTGAAGACGATAAGATTGAAACTGAATTAGAAGGTGTCCCAAGAGAAAGAATAGAGACAATCCAGGCGGATCTTAAATCCCAGGAAGATTATACCTTAATGCACCAATTCGAAAAGGTGGAAACTGCGGAAGAATTCCAAGGAAATTGGCGTGACTTTGACGGTTCCGATACTTTATCGGAACAAGAAGAAGCTATTCGAGAATTGGACCTTAGGCAAACGGTTCGTTCTAACGAGCCGACACATTCCGTCTTTAGGACAGATTTTTTTTCCGGATTATTTGCGGGAGAAGTAGGGAATGATCGGTCGGAAGAAAATCCGATCTCGTACGATGAATGGGACTTTAAAAAAAGGAAATATAGAAAAGATCATTGTAAGGTGTTTCCTCAAAAATTTCCGGATGGAAACTACGGATTCACTCAGAAGATCTTCCAAGAGAATTATAGTACTTTAAATTCGCTTCGGTCCAGAATGAATCGATTCTTTAATCTGAAAACTTCTCTCAAAAGACAACCTTATGGAGAAGACTTAGATTTGGACGCGGCTCTACAATATTTTTCGGATCTGTCCTGCGGACAAACCCCTACTGAAAATGTGTATCTATCCGATAGGAAAAGGCTTAGGGAAGTTTCTATACTTCTGCTTGCAGATATGAGTTTATCTACCGATTCTTATGTGGATAACCAGAGGATCTTGGATGTGGAAAAAGCTTCCTTAGTGTTATTCGGACAGATATGTTCGGAATTTGGAGATCGTTTTAGGATAGATTCATTTTATTCTAATACTCGGAATCATTGCGATTATTCTAATATAAAAAGTTTTGATGAACCTTGGGAAAAATCCAGAGATAAGATAGGACTTATGGAAGCAAAGGGCTATACTAGGATAGGGCCGGCCATCAGGCATTCTCTCTCTTTGATCCAAAAGGAAAAAAGCCAGAAACGTTGGATCCTTCTTTTGACGGACGGTAAACCGAATGACTATGATCGTTATGAAGGAAAATACGGAATAGAAGATGTTAAAAAGGCAATTCTGGAATGTGAAAGATCGAATGTCGGTGTCTTTGCACTTGCAATAGATAAAAGTGCAAAACAATATCTTCCCGCAATGCTTGGAAAAGAATCATATAGGATCTTGCCGAATCCTAAAGAATTACCGGAAGCGTTGACTGATTTTTTTATCAAACTGGTGCGATGA
- a CDS encoding thiolase family protein gives MVVIIDGSRTPFGKFGGGLKDYSSSDLAVITAKETVRKTGIDPSKIEESIYGNVIQDNKDSAYLARHISLRSGLSEQSSALTVNRLCGSGLESILIGARKILSKENNLILVGGTESMSNAPFVLKGARWGNKYGDTTAEDRLAQSLTDCFADLTMGMTAENISQHFKISRSEQDEWAGISQIRAEKATKNGTFSSEMIPVQTGGKKSVLLDKDEQIRGEECLPQLKNLPTSFLKEGTVTAGNASGINDGAASILLSSEDWAKVNGVKPLASILGYANIGCDPKMMGLGPVFAIPKALQNSGLSLKDIDLFEINEAYASQTLAVISKLGLDPEKTNVNGGAIAIGHPLGASGTRVTLTLAYELKRKNLKYGVASLCIGGGQGIAIVIENYDRK, from the coding sequence ATGGTAGTTATTATAGACGGGTCAAGAACCCCTTTTGGAAAATTCGGCGGAGGATTAAAAGATTATAGTTCATCCGATTTAGCGGTGATCACGGCAAAAGAAACCGTTCGAAAGACCGGAATAGATCCTTCTAAGATAGAAGAATCTATTTATGGAAATGTAATACAGGATAATAAAGACTCAGCTTATCTTGCCAGACATATCTCTCTCAGATCGGGACTATCCGAACAGTCCAGTGCACTTACAGTAAATAGACTTTGCGGCTCCGGACTGGAAAGTATTCTCATAGGCGCTCGTAAAATTCTATCTAAAGAAAACAATCTCATCCTCGTAGGCGGAACAGAATCCATGAGCAATGCACCCTTCGTATTAAAGGGTGCGAGATGGGGAAACAAATATGGAGACACGACTGCCGAAGATAGATTAGCACAAAGTCTTACAGATTGTTTTGCAGATCTAACTATGGGAATGACCGCCGAGAATATCTCTCAACATTTCAAAATTTCCAGATCGGAACAAGATGAATGGGCCGGAATTTCCCAAATCAGGGCGGAGAAGGCCACGAAGAACGGAACTTTCTCCTCCGAAATGATACCGGTCCAAACCGGAGGTAAAAAATCCGTCTTACTAGACAAAGACGAACAGATCCGAGGTGAAGAATGTTTACCTCAATTGAAAAATCTACCGACTTCATTTTTAAAAGAAGGAACAGTCACAGCAGGAAACGCTTCCGGTATCAATGATGGAGCTGCCTCCATTCTACTTTCCTCAGAAGATTGGGCAAAAGTTAACGGAGTAAAACCGTTAGCATCCATATTAGGTTATGCGAATATAGGTTGTGATCCTAAAATGATGGGTTTAGGTCCCGTATTTGCCATTCCAAAAGCTCTTCAAAATTCAGGACTTAGTTTAAAAGATATAGATCTATTCGAGATCAACGAGGCATACGCTTCTCAAACTTTGGCTGTGATCTCCAAATTGGGCCTGGATCCGGAAAAAACGAATGTGAACGGAGGAGCAATCGCAATCGGCCATCCACTCGGAGCTAGCGGAACCAGAGTCACATTGACACTCGCCTACGAACTCAAACGTAAGAATTTAAAATATGGAGTGGCCTCTCTCTGTATAGGAGGAGGCCAAGGAATCGCGATCGTTATAGAAAATTACGATAGAAAATAG
- a CDS encoding Crp/Fnr family transcriptional regulator: MTKTLSVQTSDHWAEIQREFPNELSSIGIPKRISKGQVVFGERDPYDGFFEIVSGIFKVYSLSHEGKEAILKVFYPGELIASHPIFQPQEPCFYPAFCEALKDGELLYYPKREFTSFLFDNTRALYLFSAVTIQHLNYFRKKLVENLHLSVKDRILNFLRECGASQEFITLPITKNQLASLIGTTPESVSRAFRSLLDESILEEKNSTYRIIRRIDQNRLMNSLL; this comes from the coding sequence ATGACTAAAACGTTAAGCGTTCAAACAAGCGATCATTGGGCCGAAATCCAAAGGGAATTTCCAAATGAGCTCTCCTCTATCGGAATCCCAAAAAGAATCTCAAAAGGCCAAGTTGTTTTCGGTGAAAGGGACCCTTACGACGGATTTTTCGAGATCGTATCCGGCATCTTTAAAGTGTATTCTTTATCTCACGAAGGAAAAGAAGCCATCTTAAAAGTATTTTATCCGGGAGAATTGATCGCTTCCCATCCAATCTTTCAGCCACAAGAACCTTGTTTTTATCCTGCATTCTGCGAAGCGCTAAAAGATGGAGAATTATTATACTATCCTAAAAGGGAATTTACCTCTTTCTTATTCGATAACACTAGAGCACTTTATTTATTTTCAGCGGTCACTATTCAACATTTGAACTATTTCAGAAAAAAATTAGTGGAGAATCTTCATCTCTCCGTAAAAGACAGGATCTTGAATTTTCTAAGAGAATGTGGCGCCTCTCAGGAATTTATCACACTTCCGATCACCAAAAATCAATTGGCCTCGTTGATAGGAACAACCCCCGAATCGGTAAGCAGAGCGTTTAGATCATTACTGGATGAATCCATTCTAGAAGAAAAAAACTCTACTTACAGAATAATCAGGAGAATCGATCAAAACAGGCTTATGAATTCCCTGCTCTGA
- a CDS encoding ArsR/SmtB family transcription factor, translated as MPKYSNSLDNLFHALGDPTRRSILERLSMGPATVGELAEPFKMALPSLMQHLGVLEDSSLVRSEKVGRVRTYKLTQDSMKAGEDWFVRQRTLWDRRLDQLDSYLLEMKEKENGKN; from the coding sequence GTGCCTAAGTATAGTAACAGTCTGGATAACCTGTTTCATGCTCTCGGGGACCCCACAAGAAGGTCCATCTTAGAGCGTTTGAGCATGGGACCGGCGACAGTAGGAGAATTGGCAGAGCCTTTCAAAATGGCCCTCCCTTCTTTAATGCAACATCTTGGTGTGTTGGAAGATTCTTCTCTGGTTCGTTCCGAAAAAGTGGGTCGGGTAAGGACTTATAAACTTACTCAAGATTCCATGAAAGCAGGAGAAGACTGGTTCGTTAGACAACGCACCCTCTGGGACAGAAGGCTTGATCAACTGGACAGTTACTTACTTGAAATGAAGGAGAAAGAAAATGGCAAAAACTAA
- a CDS encoding cbb3-type cytochrome c oxidase subunit I, with translation MKYKSQKIAYWFFATCMLLLSLQIIYGFVMGFARMGFDVLHDWVPFNAARATHTNLLVVWLLTGFMGAAHYIIPDESDREIYSEKLAYIQLISLILVGVVSIIGFHLNFWEGRKFLEIPRPLDYLVVVNVLLFLFNIGMTVWKGKRYTTTALVLYFGLFSAALLYLPGMIQFNSQTVDSYFRWWVVHLWVEGVWELIMGGILSFLLIKLTGVDREVIEKWLYIIVGLTFLSGILGTGHHYYYIGVPEYWKWVGGFFSMLEPLAFLAMAMFAISMYRKSGRNHPNTIALFWTIGSAVMSFVGAGFLGFAHTLPQVNLYTHGTLITAMHGHLAFWGAYAMIVFAILTYAMPLLTGRKLWNNPTGLFAFWASNIGMLGMTGAFAVAGIAQVYLERKLGLDFLTVQKEIQVHFLGLILAAVVFTSGIIAFIINFIRFGTPTDEALGAEQASGDISLARRS, from the coding sequence ATGAAATATAAATCTCAAAAAATTGCATATTGGTTTTTTGCTACCTGCATGCTCTTACTGTCCTTGCAAATAATTTACGGATTCGTAATGGGATTTGCCAGAATGGGATTCGATGTTTTGCATGATTGGGTTCCATTCAATGCCGCCAGGGCAACTCATACGAATTTATTGGTGGTTTGGCTCCTTACTGGTTTTATGGGTGCTGCCCACTATATTATTCCTGACGAATCTGACAGAGAGATCTATTCCGAAAAGCTCGCGTACATCCAGCTAATCTCTCTCATCTTGGTGGGAGTTGTATCGATTATAGGATTTCACCTGAATTTCTGGGAGGGAAGAAAGTTTTTAGAGATCCCTCGTCCTTTAGATTATCTGGTAGTAGTCAACGTTCTATTATTTCTATTTAATATAGGAATGACCGTCTGGAAAGGGAAAAGGTATACTACAACTGCTCTCGTTCTGTATTTTGGTCTCTTCTCTGCGGCTCTTTTATATCTTCCGGGAATGATCCAATTCAATAGCCAAACTGTGGACTCTTATTTCCGTTGGTGGGTAGTCCATCTTTGGGTAGAGGGGGTTTGGGAATTGATCATGGGAGGTATTCTTTCTTTCCTTCTTATCAAACTCACTGGAGTGGACCGCGAAGTTATCGAGAAATGGTTGTATATAATCGTAGGATTAACTTTCTTATCCGGGATCCTGGGAACAGGTCACCATTATTATTATATTGGAGTTCCTGAATATTGGAAATGGGTAGGTGGCTTTTTCTCTATGTTAGAGCCTCTTGCATTTCTTGCTATGGCAATGTTCGCGATCTCCATGTATAGAAAAAGTGGAAGAAACCACCCGAATACGATCGCTCTTTTCTGGACGATCGGAAGTGCAGTCATGTCTTTTGTGGGAGCAGGGTTTTTAGGATTTGCTCATACTCTTCCTCAAGTAAATTTATATACTCACGGAACTTTGATCACTGCGATGCATGGTCACCTCGCGTTCTGGGGAGCGTACGCAATGATCGTGTTTGCGATCTTAACATACGCAATGCCTTTGCTTACCGGCAGAAAACTTTGGAATAATCCGACAGGCCTCTTTGCATTCTGGGCTTCCAATATTGGAATGCTGGGAATGACCGGAGCATTTGCGGTGGCAGGTATTGCACAAGTTTACTTGGAAAGAAAGCTTGGGTTAGACTTTTTGACCGTTCAAAAAGAGATCCAAGTCCATTTTCTAGGTTTGATACTCGCTGCAGTCGTGTTTACTTCAGGGATTATTGCGTTCATTATAAACTTCATACGTTTTGGAACTCCTACGGATGAGGCCTTAGGCGCAGAGCAGGCTTCGGGAGATATTTCTCTTGCCCGTAGATCCTAA